The region TTCAGCGATTCAGCGGCCGGCAGCAGGGCCGGGTCCACCTGGGCGTAGCGCCGGTCGAAGCGCGGATGGCGCGGATCGGCGTCACCAAGGGCGGGCGGCTGAGTAGCATAGCCGCGGCGCAACGCGTGGACTTGGTCGGCGCCAAGCTTCTGGGCCATCTCCTGCTTATCCAACCCCTGAAGCGCCCCATAGTGCCGCTCGTTCAGCCGCCAGCTCAGGGACACCGGCACCCACATCCGGTCGGTAGCGTCCTGGACGATCCACAGGGTGCGGATGGCGCGCTTGAGGACCGAGGTATACGCCACGTCGAAATCGTGGCCATAGGCCTTGAGGAGCCGGCCCGCCTCGCGGGCCTCCCGAATACCGCCGTCCGTGAGGTCCACATCGGACCAGCCGGTAAAGCGGCGCTCCAGGTTCCACTGGCTCTGGCCATGGCGTAACAGGATCAGCTTGATGGACAACGTTCCCCCTACCCGGATTGCGTCACGACAAAAATGGTGGATGCACAAAGCGTACCACCGGCCGCGGGGCGTGGCCCCGCAAGGGCGACAGGAGTATATCGGATCCCGCGCCCGACAGCGACGGCCACACTGGTCTCAAACGTTGGACCTCGGAAGGGCGGTTTCCGTTCACGCGCCCGGGCAGCGCAGCCCGGCCGGGATGCGCTGCCCGGCTTACGCACCCCCGCGGGGCATGGCGCCAGGGCTTGGAGTGGCTGGACTCCCCGCTACCCGCCACGCGCCGCTATCCGGGCTCCCGGGCCCCGGAGGATGGCTCGGTGATCCGCACCGCGAGAACGTCGCACGGGGCATGGTGCAACACCCCGTTGGCGGTAGACCCCAGCAACAGGGAAAGACCGTGGCGGCCATGGGTCCCCACCACGATCAAATCCGCGCCGCACTGCTCCGCGAAGTGGACGATCTCCCGCTTGGGCGAGCCCACTTCCACGTGGACCTCGGCCCCCGCCAAGCCTTGTCTCGCCACCCGACCCTCCAGCTCCGCCTGTGCCCGCTCCACGAGCTGGTTCTCGATGTCGACCCCCATGGGCACCACGGGATCGTAGGCCAGATCCAGGGGCGGCACGTACTCCACCACGTGCAACAGCACGAGGCGCGCGCCGTGACGTTCGCTAAGGTCCCGGGCACGTTCCAAGACCGCGTCGGCGCCAGGCGCAAAGTCCAGCGCAATCAGAATATTCCGGTAAGCCTCCATCGCGACCTCCTGGATTGGCGACAGAACGGATAGAGCCCGGGGTCGGTCCCGGAGGACTTAGGATACACGACCCGCGCGCGCCGAACCG is a window of Chromatiales bacterium 21-64-14 DNA encoding:
- the gpmA gene encoding phosphoglyceromutase (2,3-bisphosphoglycerate-dependent; catalyzes the interconversion of 2-phosphoglycerate to 3-phosphoglycerate), whose translation is MKLILLRHGQSQWNLERRFTGWSDVDLTDGGIREAREAGRLLKAYGHDFDVAYTSVLKRAIRTLWIVQDATDRMWVPVSLSWRLNERHYGALQGLDKQEMAQKLGADQVHALRRGYATQPPALGDADPRHPRFDRRYAQVDPALLPAAESLKDTLDRLLPYWDGSIAPQLRAGHNVLISAHGNSLRALVKHLNQIPDDEIAAFEIPTGVPLVYEFDPDLRPVAHYYLVPGSEPEVRRSAHN